In the Hordeum vulgare subsp. vulgare chromosome 7H, MorexV3_pseudomolecules_assembly, whole genome shotgun sequence genome, one interval contains:
- the LOC123411584 gene encoding tryptophan decarboxylase 1-like, which produces MGSLDANPMSFSAFPGDKAAFEPLNPQDVRAYLHKAVDFISDYYTNVESMPVLPNVKPGYLQDELSASPPTYSAPFDVTMKELRESVVPGMTHWASPNFFAFFPSTNSAAAIAGDLIASAMNTVGFTWQASPAATEMEVLALDWLAQLLRLPTTFMNRTSTGRGTGGGVILGTTSEAMLVTLVAARDAALRRSCSIGVSHLPRLAVYAADQTHSTFFKACRLAGFDPANIRSIPTGPETNYGLDPAKLLEVMQADADAGLVPTYVCATVGTTSSNAVDPVGAIADVAAMFNAWVHVDAAYAGSACICPEFRHHLDGVERVDSISMSPHKWLLTCLDCTCLYVRDAHRLSDSLETNPEYLKNDATESGEVTDLKDMQVGVGRRFRGLKLWMVMRTYGTAKLQEHIRSDVAMAKMFEDFVRADNRFEVVVPRNFALVCFRIKPSGSMTEEDADEANHQLMENLNKTGKAYLAHTVVGDKFVLRFAVGSSLQEERHVRSAWDLIKKTTSNIMD; this is translated from the coding sequence ATGGGCAGCTTGGACGCCAACCCAATGTCCTTCTCGGCTTTCCCCGGCGACAAGGCTGCGTTCGAGCCGCTCAACCCCCAAGATGTTCGTGCATACCTTCACAAGGCAGTGGACTTCATCTCCGACTACTACACCAACGTCGAGTCCATGCCGGTCCTCCCTAACGTGAAGCCGGGATACCTCCAAGACGAGCTCAGCGCGTCCCCACCGACCTACTCCGCTCCGTTCGATGTCACTATGAAGGAGCTCAGGGAGTCCGTCGTCCCTGGCATGACGCACTGGGCTAGCCCAAACTTCTTCGCGTTCTTCCCCTCCACCAACAGCGCAGCTGCCATCGCCGGCGACCTCATCGCCTCTGCCATGAACACCGTTGGATTCACATGGCAGGCCTCACCCGCAGCCACCGAGATGGAGGTTCTTGCTCTCGATTGGCTTGCACAACTTCTGCGCCTACCCACCACCTTCATGAACCGCACCAGCACTGGTCGTGGCACCGGCGGTGGCGTCATCCTCGGTACGACCAGCGAGGCAATGCTTGTGACGCTAGTCGCCGCTCGGGACGCAGCGCTGCGTCGGAGCTGCTCGATCGGCGTGTCACACCTGCCACGCCTGGCTGTCTACGCCGCCGACCAGACTCACTCCACGTTCTTCAAGGCATGCCGGCTCGCAGGCTTCGACCCCGCCAACATCCGCTCCATCCCTACCGGGCCGgaaactaactacggactcgaccCAGCCAAGCTTCTCGAGGTAATGCAAGCTGATGCCGACGCCGGTCTCGTGCCAACATATGTTTGTGCCACGGTGGGCACCACGTCTTCCAACGCCGTCGACCCTGTGGGCGCCATCGCCGACGTTGCCGCCATGTTTAATGCATGGGTACATGTAGATGCGGCCTATGCTGGCAGCGCGTGTATCTGCCCGGAGTTTCGCCATCACCTTGATGGCGTCGAGCGCGTGGACTCCATTAGCATGAGCCCACACAAATGGCTTCTCACGTGCCTCGATTGCACCTGTCTATATGTCCGTGATGCTCACAGACTGAGCGACTCATTGGAGACTAACCCGGAGTACCTCAAGAACGATGCTACCGAGTCTGGCGAGGTCACCGATCTTAAGGACATGCAGGTGGGCGTCGGTCGGCGCTTCCGTGGGCTCAAGCTTTGGATGGTCATGCGCACCTATGGTACCGCGAAGCTCCAAGAGCACATCCGTAGTGATGTCGCCATGGCTAAGATGTTTGAAGATTTCGTCCGTGCTGACAACAGGTTTGAAGTGGTTGTACCGAGAAACTTCGCTCTTGTATGCTTCAGGATCAAGCCAAGTGGATCCATGACGGAAGAGGATGCAGATGAGGCCAACCACCAGCTAATGGAGAATCTGAACAAAACTGGCAAGGCTTATCTTGCGCACACTGTGGTTGGTGACAAGTTTGTGCTTCGGTTCGCCGTTGGGTCGTCGCTGCAGGAGGAGAGACATGTGAGGAGTGCATGGGACCTCATCAAGAAGACCACAAGCAACATAATGGATTAA